The Streptomyces sp. NBC_00306 sequence GGTCGGTAAGACCGACGCGGCGCAACGCCTCGCCGATCTCCGCACGGGACGGCCGGCGGCCCGCCAGCCGCAGGGGGAGGGCGACGTTCTGCGCGGCGGTCAGCGACGGGACGAGGTTGAACTGCTGGAACACGAACCCGACGCGCTCCCGCCGCAGCAGCGTCAGCCGCCGCTCGCTCAGTCCGTCGAGCACCGTGCCGCCGATCACCACGCTCCCCGATGTCGGCCGGTCGAGCCCGGCGGCACACTGGAGCAGCGTGGACTTCCCGGAGCCGGACGGCCCCATGACAGCGGTGAAGGAGCCGGCGGGAAAGGCGAGGTCCACACCGTCGAGAGCGGTCACATCGCGGTGGACGCGGCGCAGGGCGGTCAGCCGTACGGCCGCGCCGGAAGAGGTCGTCGTCATGCGTCCAGGCTTCCGGGGCGCGGCCAGGGGTTCACGACCACTGAGGGGCGTCCTGGAGGTAGTGCCTGCCCTACCTGGGATCATCGGTGAGCAGGCGGTCGACCGGTCGGAGCACGGACGGCGAGGACGCCGACGGGAGACGAAGGAGGCGGACCGGTGGGCACGGTGGACGAGGCGTTCGCGGCCGCCCTGTACGCACAGGGCGACGCGGGGCTGGACACGGGTGCGTCGCTGCTCGCCGCGGACCCCGGCGTGGACGGTGAAGTGACCCGGCGCGGCGAGGAGTTCGTCCGGCGTGCTTGGGAGCGCGGCTGGCAGCCGGCCGATGTCGTACGCCTGGTGCGGCGCGACCTCGACGAGCACCATGTGCGGCTGGTGTCGGGGCTCATCGCCGGAGAGTCGCACCGCTACGACCGCCTTCCCCCGCGCTGGTCCGCACAGCTCGCGGAGCTCGCGGGCCCCGAGTGGCGCGCGGACCGCTTCTCGTACGCCACGGCGGTGCTGGAGCTCTACCGCCTGCTGGTCGGGCTGCCCGCGATCGAGGCGGTCGGCCCGGTGCCGGGCACGCCCTTCACGGCGCCGCCCTCGCCGCACGAGCCGCGGATGCTCGGCCGTATCCGCGCCCTCCTCGCCAAGGCGGAGGCCACGGGCTTCCCGGAGGAGGCGGAGGCGCTCACCGCCAAGGCTCAGGAGCTGATGGCGCGTCACAGCGTGGA is a genomic window containing:
- a CDS encoding ABC transporter ATP-binding protein, whose product is MTTTSSGAAVRLTALRRVHRDVTALDGVDLAFPAGSFTAVMGPSGSGKSTLLQCAAGLDRPTSGSVVIGGTVLDGLSERRLTLLRRERVGFVFQQFNLVPSLTAAQNVALPLRLAGRRPSRAEIGEALRRVGLTDRARHRPGRLSGGQQQRVAIARALITRPAVLFGDEPTGALDTSTGHDVLRLLREVTDRDGRTVVMVTHDPVAASYADRVVFLVDGRLAGELAAPTAERVAAHLTGLEAVAC